GATGCCTTAAATCCCGAAGATTATCTGCCCAGTTATGAAGAGACAGCAGAGACACAAGCAGTTGCCGAAAGTATGCAGCAAGGCGCTAAGCCGGCACTGCGTGCTCGTGATAACGGTGGTTTTATTAAACGTACCTACAATCGCTTATTTAATGGCGGTTATATGGGTTTACCACACATCAAAACGATCATTTATTTACAGCAAGATGCTGCTGTCAGTGCCGCCAATGGCACACCCAAACTGATCAAAGCTGACAACGATATTCAGCCGATAAATAATATTAAAGCGGCACTTGATGATACCACGGTACAGTCGGTTGTTGATTTTACCGCCGCCTTACCACGCTTGCGCCAAACCGCCCTCGATGCTGCAAAAGCCGTTGGTTACTACGACATCACTTTACGCTTACGTCAACCTAGCAGCGATACGATTGAAGTGATTATCGAAAAGCTTGGCGAACCGGTGCGCGTTGACAGCCGTATTGTTAATATACGCGGTGAGGGTAGTGAGCAGGCAGAATTTAAGGCACTTGAGCAAAACCTGCCACCAAAAGAGGGTGATATATTTAATCATGGCATTTATAAAGACAGTAAAGCAGCACTTGAATCTTTAAGTGATACTTACGGTTATTTTGATCAATATTGGCTGAATAAATCCGTTGATATTATCTTACCTGATAATACCGCTGACGTATCTTTGGTTTATAACACGGGTGATCGTTACCAATTCGATGATGTGGTATTTTTTACTTATGATAAAGAATCGGGTACCTTAACCCAAGACCCCGATAAACTACCGGTTGAGTTGTCTTTATTGCGCCAGCTCTATAACTTTAAAGCGGGTGATCCATTTTACCGTCCTGATATTGCTAAGTTCAGTAATGACTTGTCTGCGACCCGCTACTTTAATACCGTTAACGTTGAAACCATCGTGCCGCCGGATGATCTTAGCGCAACCAGTACCTTAGCATTTGATAATACCTCTAACAGCGGTATAGATAGTGATGTAAATAGCGATAATGCGCTTAATGCGACAAATATTAGCAATGCAAGTACTGACAACAATATCAGCACTGCCAGTGTACGTTCTGATAATGGCGTGGCTGCTGATGACAATATTAATGCCAATAGCGGCGCTACCGTTAACGCAGCAGATATTGCGCCTATTGATTTTGAAGTGGACGAAGAAACGTACGAAAAGCTGGCGGCTATTAAACAAAAAGCGGATCGTTTAAGTCGTCTGCCCAATGACAGAGTACTTGACGAAAAGACCCGAGAAACAGACAGTATTTTAGGTAAAATCAGCGATTCAATCAGTAACGTTGCTAAAAAAATATTCCCTGATGAAAAGCTATTGATTGCAGATGAGGACTTTGTTTCTCCTACCCTTGCAGGTCGGAAAACGCCTGAGCAAGTGCAAGCCAGTAAAAAAATACCGCTATATGTATTCGTCTACGCTGATAAGCCCCGTGATGCCCAAGTTGGTATTGGTTATGGGACTGATACCGGTGTACGCGCGACCGGAAAGATTGACTATAATTTAATCAATCGTCAAGGCTATCAAGCAGGCGCTGAAGTGGCGGTATCGCGGATTAATAAAAATGCCACGATTTATGGTAGTCGCCCATGGAATCATCCGCTTAACGATAAGTTAGAGGCGCGTCTGACCTATGAAGAAGAAACGATCGACCAAGGTAAAGGTAACTTTGACTTATCGACTAAAACTTTAAAAGCAGCGCTGGCACGCAATATTCATCGTGAAAATGGCTGGGATAGCAGCTACTTTGTGCGTTATCGTCTAGATCAACTGGAAACTGGTGTTGATGACGCTGATTTAGACGACTTACCCGTACGCTTTGTTTCTTCCAATCCCAAACAGCAAGCATTATTGTTCGGTTATGGCATTAGTAAAACAACCGTTGATAATGTAGCCAATCCAACACGCGGTTATCGCCAGTATTATGGTATCGAAGCAGGGGCAAATAAGGCATTTAGCGACACCGATTTAGCGATTGTGAGAGCTGGGGTGAGCGGTATTTATAGCTTTGGTGAGGATAAGAAACATCAAGTGCTTGGCAGTCTAAATGGGGGTTATATTTGGGCGGATGATTTCTATGATGTGCCTTATAAATTGCGATTTTTTGCCGGCGGTGATCAAAGTATTCGTGGCTACGACTACAATAGTTTATCCGCGATAGATAAAGGCTATCTCACAGGCGGGCAAATACTCGCTGTTGGCAGTGCAGAATATAACTATGAATTTAAACCCGGTTTTCGCGGTGCGGTATTTAGCGATGTGGGTAATGCCTATGATAAAGACTTTAATACCGATACCAAAGTCGGGGTGGGCGTTGGTATCCGTTGGGCGTCTCCTGTGGGCGTGGTGCGCGTCGATGTGGCGGCTGGCGTGACAGAAGAGGATATTCCCATTAGACTACACTTCTTTATTGGCTCGCCTTTATAAGCAACTAGTCTTTATAAGTAAATCAGTAAATGCTAAGCTCGATAACCCGTAACAATATCTATATATTGCGCCAATTGTAACGGTCTACGATAAAATAAATCCTAGATCGTTACTGAACCTTT
This genomic window from Psychrobacter urativorans contains:
- a CDS encoding autotransporter assembly complex protein TamA, coding for MSRQPLSPACKLSGLHLNQDSSQNEWLSECEQKGDAQSRIYFGRTALFTALTSSLVGFGIAPAMAAETNNTANSTNNTALSDAQLDTALDALRLKKAVEQGTIDQSVLEEYSKQNLGINPKKPPNNSSKNESKKISNPNNGINGKSSSTSNDNLRQQVASVQQQGYQMMTPEQIERELAAVNAANNQSNRNNLNNRNNSGFDAPVATLNGRATPIGLDVSLDAATLPAPTNLETLGFGDSAKTRTENAEIMARPINVSDAVSSGRVDASTDINQQANPKQTLAQQDATQNSELLTGADNANKSVDALNPEDYLPSYEETAETQAVAESMQQGAKPALRARDNGGFIKRTYNRLFNGGYMGLPHIKTIIYLQQDAAVSAANGTPKLIKADNDIQPINNIKAALDDTTVQSVVDFTAALPRLRQTALDAAKAVGYYDITLRLRQPSSDTIEVIIEKLGEPVRVDSRIVNIRGEGSEQAEFKALEQNLPPKEGDIFNHGIYKDSKAALESLSDTYGYFDQYWLNKSVDIILPDNTADVSLVYNTGDRYQFDDVVFFTYDKESGTLTQDPDKLPVELSLLRQLYNFKAGDPFYRPDIAKFSNDLSATRYFNTVNVETIVPPDDLSATSTLAFDNTSNSGIDSDVNSDNALNATNISNASTDNNISTASVRSDNGVAADDNINANSGATVNAADIAPIDFEVDEETYEKLAAIKQKADRLSRLPNDRVLDEKTRETDSILGKISDSISNVAKKIFPDEKLLIADEDFVSPTLAGRKTPEQVQASKKIPLYVFVYADKPRDAQVGIGYGTDTGVRATGKIDYNLINRQGYQAGAEVAVSRINKNATIYGSRPWNHPLNDKLEARLTYEEETIDQGKGNFDLSTKTLKAALARNIHRENGWDSSYFVRYRLDQLETGVDDADLDDLPVRFVSSNPKQQALLFGYGISKTTVDNVANPTRGYRQYYGIEAGANKAFSDTDLAIVRAGVSGIYSFGEDKKHQVLGSLNGGYIWADDFYDVPYKLRFFAGGDQSIRGYDYNSLSAIDKGYLTGGQILAVGSAEYNYEFKPGFRGAVFSDVGNAYDKDFNTDTKVGVGVGIRWASPVGVVRVDVAAGVTEEDIPIRLHFFIGSPL